In Candidatus Roseilinea sp., one DNA window encodes the following:
- the msrA gene encoding peptide methionine sulfoxide reductase MsrA, with the protein MTNLQSNANDDIAGAPAVATLGGGCFWCLEAVYEQVNGVLRVESGYAGGRVPHPSYEAVCMGTTGHAEVVQITFDPRVVTFRELLEIFFVIHDPTTLNRQGADVGTQYRSVIFYHSPEQREIARQVIAEVEAAKLWDDPIVTELTPFESFYQAEAYHQGYYRNNPLQGYCRVVIAPKIAKFRKLFADKLKRQSAG; encoded by the coding sequence ATGACGAATCTACAAAGCAACGCGAATGACGACATCGCCGGCGCACCCGCCGTGGCCACGCTGGGCGGCGGGTGCTTCTGGTGCCTCGAAGCGGTGTATGAGCAAGTGAACGGCGTGCTCCGCGTCGAGTCGGGCTACGCCGGCGGGCGGGTGCCGCACCCGAGCTACGAAGCGGTATGCATGGGGACAACCGGCCACGCCGAAGTGGTGCAGATCACGTTCGACCCTCGCGTCGTTACATTCCGCGAGCTGCTGGAGATTTTCTTCGTCATCCACGACCCGACTACGCTGAATCGCCAAGGCGCAGACGTGGGCACGCAATATCGCTCGGTCATCTTCTATCACTCACCCGAACAGCGCGAGATTGCCAGGCAAGTCATCGCCGAGGTCGAAGCGGCCAAGCTCTGGGACGACCCGATCGTGACCGAGTTGACGCCGTTCGAGTCGTTCTATCAAGCCGAGGCGTATCACCAAGGCTACTACCGCAACAACCCTCTGCAAGGCTACTGCCGCGTCGTCATTGCGCCGAAGAT